A part of Camelus bactrianus isolate YW-2024 breed Bactrian camel chromosome 7, ASM4877302v1, whole genome shotgun sequence genomic DNA contains:
- the SLC26A5 gene encoding prestin isoform X1 — MDHAEENETLAATQRYYVERPIFSHPVLQDRLRKKDKISDSIGDKLKQAFTCTPKKIRNIFYMFLPITKWLPAYKFKEYVLGDLVSGISTGVLQLPQGLAFATLAAVPPVFGLYSSFYPVIMYCFLGTSRHISIGPFAVISLMIGGVAVRLVPDDIVIPGGVNATNGTEARDALRVKVAMSVTLLSGIIQFCLGVCRFGFVAIYLTEPLVRGFTTAAAVHVFTSMLKYLFGVKTKRYSGIFSVVYSTVAVLQNVKNLNVCSLGVGLMVFGLLLGGKEFNERFKEKLPAPIPLEFFAVVMGTGISAGFNLKESYNVDVVGTLPLGLLPPANPDTSLFHLVYVDAIAIAIVGFSVTISMAKTLANKHGYQVDGNQELIALGLCNSIGSLFQTFSISCSLSRSLVQEGTGGKTQLAGCLASLMILLVILATGFLFESLPQAVLSAIVIVNLKGMFMQFSDLPFFWRTSKIELTIWLTTFVSSLFLGLDYGLITAVIIALLTVIYRTQSPSYKVLGQLPDTDVYIDIDAYEEVKEIPGIKIFQINAPIYYANSDLYSNALKRKTGVNPAFIMGARRKAMKKYAKEVGNANMANATVVKVDAEVDGADGTKPEEEEDEIKYPPVVIKNTFPEELQRFMPPGDNVHTIILDFTQVNFIDSVGVKTVAGIVKEYGDVGIYVYLAGCSAQVVNDLSRNRFFENPALLELLFHSIHDAVLGSQAREALAEQEALAAPPPEDNEPNTTPEA; from the exons ATGGATCatgctgaagaaaatgaaactctTGCAGCAACCCAGCGGTACTACGTGGAAAGACCCATCTTCAGTCATCCAGTCCTCCAGGACAGATTGCGCAAGAAAGACAAGATTTCGGATTCTATTGGGGATAAGCTGAAACAGGCATTCAC ATGTACtcctaagaaaataagaaatatctTTTACATGTTCCTTCCAATAACCAAGTGGTTGCCTGCCTACAAGTTCAAGGAGTATGTGCTGGGTGACTTGGTCTCAGGCATCAGCACAGGGGTGCTGCAGCTTCCTCAAG GGTTAGCCTTTGCGACGTTGGCGGCTGTGCCCCCGGTGTTTGGCCTGTACTCTTCGTTCTACCCTGTTATCATGTATTGTTTTCTTGGAACCTCCAGACACATATCCATAG GTCCATTTGCTGTTATTAGCCTGATGATAGGAGGCGTGGCTGTTCGATTAGTACCAGATGATATAGTCATTCCTGGAGGAGTAAATGCAACCAATGGTACGGAGGCAAGAGATGCTTTGAGAGTGAAAGTCGCCATGTCTGTGACCTTACTTTCGGGAATCATTCAG ttttgccTAGGTGTCTGTAGGTTTGGATTTGTGGCCATATATCTCACCGAGCCACTGGTCCGTGGGTTCACCACCGCCGCAGCTGTGCACGTCTTCACCTCCATGCTAAAATACCTGTTTGGAGTTAAAACAAAGCGGTACAGTGGGATCTTTTCGGTGGTGTAT AGTACAGTTGCTGTGTTGCAGAATGTTAAAAACCTCAACGTGTGTTCCCTAGGCGTTGGGCTGATGGTTTTTGGTTTGCTGTTGGGTGGCAAGGAGTTTAATGAGAGATTTAAAGAGAAATTGCCAGCACCCATTCCTTTAGAGTTCTTTGCG GTGGTCATGGGAACTGGCATTTCGGCTGGGTTTAACTTGAAAGAATCATACAATGTGGATGTCGTTGGAACACTTCCTCTGGG GCTGCTGCCTCCAGCCAATCCGGACACCAGCCTCTTCCACCTCGTGTACGTGGATGCCATCGCCATAGCCATCGTTGGATTTTCAGTGACCATCTCGATGGCCAAGACTCTGGCAAATAAACATGGCTATCAGGTTGACGGCAATCAG GAGCTCATTGCCCTGGGACTGTGCAATTCCATTGGCTCACTCTTCCAGACTTTTTCAATTTCATGCTCCTTGTCTCGAAGCCTTGTCCAGGAGGGAACTGGAGGGAAGACACAG CTTGCAGGTTGTTTGGCCTCGCTAATGATTCTGCTGGTGATATTAGCCACTGGATTCCTCTTTGAATCATTACCCCAG GCTGTGCTGTCGGCCATTGTGATCGTCAACCTGAAAGGAATGTTTATGCAATTCTCAGATCTCCCCTTTTTCTGGAGAACCAGCAAAATAGAGCTG aCCATCTGGCTTACCACTTTTGTTTCCTCCCTGTTCCTGGGATTGGACTATGGTTTGATTACGGCTGTGATCATTGCACTGCTGACCGTGATTTACAGAACACAGAG CCCAAGCTACAAAGTCCTTGGACAGCTTCCTGACACTGATGTGTATATTGACATAGACGCCTATGAGGAG gTGAAGGAAATTCCTGgaataaaaatattccaaataaaTGCCCCAATTTATTATGCAAATAGTGACTTGTACAGCAATGCATTAAAAAGAAAG ACTGGAGTGAACCCAGCCTTCATAATGGGAGCAAGAAGAAAGGCCATGAAGAAGTATGCTAAGGAAGTTGGAAACGCCAACATGGCCAACGCAACCGTCGTCAAAGTG GATGCAGAAGTAGATGGAGCAGATGGAACCAAgcctgaggaagaggaggacgaAATAAAATATCCCCCAGTAGTCATCAAGAACACATTTCCTGAGGAACTGCAGAGATTTATGCCCCCGGGGGATAACGTCCACACCATCATTCTGGATTTTACACAAGTCAATTTTATTGATTCCGTTGGTGTAAAAACTGTGGCAGGG ATTGTAAAAGAATATGGAGATGTCGGTATTTATGTGTATTTAGCAGGATGCAGTG
- the SLC26A5 gene encoding prestin isoform X2, which yields MDHAEENETLAATQRYYVERPIFSHPVLQDRLRKKDKISDSIGDKLKQAFTCTPKKIRNIFYMFLPITKWLPAYKFKEYVLGDLVSGISTGVLQLPQGLAFATLAAVPPVFGLYSSFYPVIMYCFLGTSRHISIGPFAVISLMIGGVAVRLVPDDIVIPGGVNATNGTEARDALRVKVAMSVTLLSGIIQFCLGVCRFGFVAIYLTEPLVRGFTTAAAVHVFTSMLKYLFGVKTKRYSGIFSVVYSTVAVLQNVKNLNVCSLGVGLMVFGLLLGGKEFNERFKEKLPAPIPLEFFAVVMGTGISAGFNLKESYNVDVVGTLPLGLLPPANPDTSLFHLVYVDAIAIAIVGFSVTISMAKTLANKHGYQVDGNQELIALGLCNSIGSLFQTFSISCSLSRSLVQEGTGGKTQLAGCLASLMILLVILATGFLFESLPQAVLSAIVIVNLKGMFMQFSDLPFFWRTSKIELTIWLTTFVSSLFLGLDYGLITAVIIALLTVIYRTQSPSYKVLGQLPDTDVYIDIDAYEEVKEIPGIKIFQINAPIYYANSDLYSNALKRKTGVNPAFIMGARRKAMKKYAKEVGNANMANATVVKVDAEVDGADGTKPEEEEDEIKYPPVVIKNTFPEELQRFMPPGDNVHTIILDFTQVNFIDSVGVKTVAGHKL from the exons ATGGATCatgctgaagaaaatgaaactctTGCAGCAACCCAGCGGTACTACGTGGAAAGACCCATCTTCAGTCATCCAGTCCTCCAGGACAGATTGCGCAAGAAAGACAAGATTTCGGATTCTATTGGGGATAAGCTGAAACAGGCATTCAC ATGTACtcctaagaaaataagaaatatctTTTACATGTTCCTTCCAATAACCAAGTGGTTGCCTGCCTACAAGTTCAAGGAGTATGTGCTGGGTGACTTGGTCTCAGGCATCAGCACAGGGGTGCTGCAGCTTCCTCAAG GGTTAGCCTTTGCGACGTTGGCGGCTGTGCCCCCGGTGTTTGGCCTGTACTCTTCGTTCTACCCTGTTATCATGTATTGTTTTCTTGGAACCTCCAGACACATATCCATAG GTCCATTTGCTGTTATTAGCCTGATGATAGGAGGCGTGGCTGTTCGATTAGTACCAGATGATATAGTCATTCCTGGAGGAGTAAATGCAACCAATGGTACGGAGGCAAGAGATGCTTTGAGAGTGAAAGTCGCCATGTCTGTGACCTTACTTTCGGGAATCATTCAG ttttgccTAGGTGTCTGTAGGTTTGGATTTGTGGCCATATATCTCACCGAGCCACTGGTCCGTGGGTTCACCACCGCCGCAGCTGTGCACGTCTTCACCTCCATGCTAAAATACCTGTTTGGAGTTAAAACAAAGCGGTACAGTGGGATCTTTTCGGTGGTGTAT AGTACAGTTGCTGTGTTGCAGAATGTTAAAAACCTCAACGTGTGTTCCCTAGGCGTTGGGCTGATGGTTTTTGGTTTGCTGTTGGGTGGCAAGGAGTTTAATGAGAGATTTAAAGAGAAATTGCCAGCACCCATTCCTTTAGAGTTCTTTGCG GTGGTCATGGGAACTGGCATTTCGGCTGGGTTTAACTTGAAAGAATCATACAATGTGGATGTCGTTGGAACACTTCCTCTGGG GCTGCTGCCTCCAGCCAATCCGGACACCAGCCTCTTCCACCTCGTGTACGTGGATGCCATCGCCATAGCCATCGTTGGATTTTCAGTGACCATCTCGATGGCCAAGACTCTGGCAAATAAACATGGCTATCAGGTTGACGGCAATCAG GAGCTCATTGCCCTGGGACTGTGCAATTCCATTGGCTCACTCTTCCAGACTTTTTCAATTTCATGCTCCTTGTCTCGAAGCCTTGTCCAGGAGGGAACTGGAGGGAAGACACAG CTTGCAGGTTGTTTGGCCTCGCTAATGATTCTGCTGGTGATATTAGCCACTGGATTCCTCTTTGAATCATTACCCCAG GCTGTGCTGTCGGCCATTGTGATCGTCAACCTGAAAGGAATGTTTATGCAATTCTCAGATCTCCCCTTTTTCTGGAGAACCAGCAAAATAGAGCTG aCCATCTGGCTTACCACTTTTGTTTCCTCCCTGTTCCTGGGATTGGACTATGGTTTGATTACGGCTGTGATCATTGCACTGCTGACCGTGATTTACAGAACACAGAG CCCAAGCTACAAAGTCCTTGGACAGCTTCCTGACACTGATGTGTATATTGACATAGACGCCTATGAGGAG gTGAAGGAAATTCCTGgaataaaaatattccaaataaaTGCCCCAATTTATTATGCAAATAGTGACTTGTACAGCAATGCATTAAAAAGAAAG ACTGGAGTGAACCCAGCCTTCATAATGGGAGCAAGAAGAAAGGCCATGAAGAAGTATGCTAAGGAAGTTGGAAACGCCAACATGGCCAACGCAACCGTCGTCAAAGTG GATGCAGAAGTAGATGGAGCAGATGGAACCAAgcctgaggaagaggaggacgaAATAAAATATCCCCCAGTAGTCATCAAGAACACATTTCCTGAGGAACTGCAGAGATTTATGCCCCCGGGGGATAACGTCCACACCATCATTCTGGATTTTACACAAGTCAATTTTATTGATTCCGTTGGTGTAAAAACTGTGGCAGGG